One Mangrovimonas cancribranchiae DNA segment encodes these proteins:
- a CDS encoding nitronate monooxygenase, producing MSNNKITELFNIEYPIIQAGMIWNSGWRLASAASNSGILGLIGAGSMYPEVLREHIQKCKKTTDKPFGVNVPMLYPDIEKIMDIIVEEGVKIVFTSAGNPKTWTKWLQEKGITVVHVVSSVKFALKAQEAGVDAVVAEGFEAGGHNGRDETTTLTLIPMVKEQLEIPLIAAGGVANGQAMLACMVLGADGVQVGSRFVASEESSAHQAFKQVVVNAKEGDTQLTLKELAPVRLIKNKFFQDIQELYKNSPSVDDLKTLLGRARAKKGMFEGDLEEGELEIGQISGLIHEVKPVSQIVKDMVEEFEIAKNKVTKL from the coding sequence ATGAGTAACAATAAAATTACAGAACTTTTTAATATTGAGTATCCAATTATCCAAGCAGGAATGATTTGGAATAGCGGTTGGCGGTTGGCATCGGCAGCTAGTAACTCAGGGATTTTAGGGTTAATAGGAGCTGGTAGCATGTATCCAGAAGTCCTTAGAGAACACATTCAAAAATGTAAGAAGACTACCGATAAACCGTTTGGCGTAAACGTACCTATGCTATATCCTGATATTGAAAAAATCATGGATATTATTGTTGAAGAAGGAGTGAAAATTGTATTCACTTCAGCAGGAAATCCAAAAACGTGGACCAAATGGTTACAAGAAAAAGGCATAACCGTAGTTCATGTAGTAAGTAGTGTCAAGTTTGCACTAAAGGCACAAGAAGCTGGCGTAGATGCTGTAGTAGCTGAAGGATTTGAAGCTGGCGGACATAATGGCCGCGATGAAACCACAACGCTTACCTTAATTCCTATGGTAAAAGAGCAATTAGAAATTCCATTAATTGCAGCAGGAGGTGTTGCCAACGGGCAAGCCATGTTAGCTTGTATGGTTTTAGGAGCCGATGGTGTGCAAGTAGGAAGTCGCTTTGTAGCTAGCGAAGAAAGTTCGGCACATCAAGCGTTTAAGCAAGTGGTTGTTAATGCCAAAGAAGGCGATACTCAGTTAACATTAAAAGAGTTAGCGCCAGTAAGGTTAATAAAAAATAAGTTTTTTCAAGATATTCAAGAGCTTTACAAGAATAGCCCTTCAGTCGATGACCTTAAAACCCTTTTAGGACGTGCACGAGCTAAAAAAGGCATGTTTGAAGGCGACTTAGAGGAAGGCGAATTAGAAATAGGGCAAATTTCGGGATTAATTCATGAGGTTAAGCCTGTGTCGCAAATTGTAAAAGACATGGTCGAAGAGTTTGAAATAGCTAAAAATAAAGTCACAAAATTGTAG
- a CDS encoding MATE family efflux transporter, protein MVLSDYTKEFSYNWKLAAPVMLGMLGHTFVSFIDNIMVGQLGTAELAAVSLGNSFMFVAMSLGIGFSTAITPLVAEADGAKNFQQGKSAFKHGLFLCLVLGIALFALLFFAKPLMYLMKQPAEVVELAMPYLDLVAFSLIPLVVFQAFKQFSDGLSMTKYPMYATLLANVVNVILNYVLIFGKLGFPQLGIVGAAYGTLLSRFIMVAFLWWLLMKHKKSQDFVTHIKLFVLDKLMLKKLLNLGTPSAMQMFFEVGIFTAAIWLSGLLGKNPQAANQIALNLSSMTFMVATGLSVAAMIRVGNQKGLHNYLELRRIAVSIFLLGIILATLFAIFFLLMHNVLPKLYVDYDDVTNLVDNTEVVSIAATLLIAAAIFQISDSIQVIMLGALRGLQDVKVPTVITFISYWIVGFPISYFLGKEHVYGSFGIWLGLLAGLTIAAILLYIRFHILTKKLIISKHGTS, encoded by the coding sequence ATGGTTTTAAGTGACTACACAAAAGAATTTAGTTATAACTGGAAATTGGCAGCACCAGTAATGTTAGGTATGTTAGGGCACACGTTTGTGAGCTTTATCGATAATATTATGGTGGGGCAATTAGGAACAGCCGAACTAGCTGCTGTATCCTTAGGAAACAGTTTTATGTTTGTAGCCATGTCGTTAGGAATTGGTTTTTCAACAGCTATAACACCTTTAGTAGCCGAAGCCGATGGTGCTAAAAATTTTCAGCAAGGAAAATCGGCCTTTAAACACGGGTTATTTTTATGTCTTGTTTTAGGTATAGCATTATTTGCGTTATTGTTTTTTGCTAAACCCTTAATGTATCTTATGAAGCAACCTGCCGAGGTTGTAGAATTGGCTATGCCGTATTTAGATTTGGTAGCCTTTTCGTTAATCCCATTAGTTGTTTTTCAAGCCTTCAAACAGTTTAGCGATGGGTTATCTATGACTAAATACCCTATGTATGCAACTTTGTTAGCCAATGTTGTAAATGTTATTTTAAACTATGTACTCATTTTTGGTAAGTTAGGATTTCCACAATTAGGAATTGTAGGTGCCGCTTATGGGACGTTACTGTCGCGTTTTATAATGGTCGCTTTTTTATGGTGGTTACTTATGAAGCACAAGAAATCTCAAGATTTTGTAACACATATTAAGTTGTTTGTATTAGATAAATTAATGCTTAAGAAACTACTTAATTTAGGGACGCCAAGCGCCATGCAAATGTTTTTCGAGGTTGGTATTTTTACAGCAGCTATTTGGTTAAGTGGGTTGTTAGGTAAAAACCCACAAGCAGCTAATCAAATTGCACTAAATTTATCATCTATGACGTTTATGGTAGCTACAGGATTAAGTGTGGCAGCCATGATTCGAGTTGGAAATCAAAAAGGACTGCATAATTATTTAGAGCTTCGTCGTATTGCGGTATCTATATTTTTGTTAGGTATTATTTTAGCAACCTTATTTGCTATTTTCTTCTTACTTATGCATAATGTATTACCTAAATTGTATGTGGATTATGATGATGTTACTAATTTAGTTGATAATACCGAAGTGGTATCCATAGCAGCAACCTTATTAATAGCTGCGGCTATTTTTCAAATTAGCGATAGCATACAAGTTATTATGTTAGGTGCGTTAAGAGGGTTGCAAGATGTAAAAGTACCAACAGTAATTACCTTTATTTCCTATTGGATAGTTGGATTTCCGATAAGTTATTTCTTAGGAAAAGAACACGTTTATGGAAGTTTTGGTATTTGGTTAGGCTTATTAGCAGGATTAACAATAGCCGCAATTTTGTTGTATATTAGATTTCATATATTAACCAAAAAATTAATTATCTCTAAACATGGAACTTCCTAA
- a CDS encoding phosphatase PAP2 family protein: MLEQILHLDTELFIYLNNLGTKSWDAFWMFYTTKFYWIPLYAILLFFIFKEENHKMFLLTLVLIVAMVTFTDQITNVFKHGLMRPRPCHEEALQSLMRLVKPYCGGKYGYFSGHASNSMAVAVFSSLLLRRRFKNLIWIMVIWSIAMGYSRIYIGVHYPLDVLSGLTFGALSGVMFYRLNEYFKRRYNLV; this comes from the coding sequence ATGTTAGAACAAATTTTACATTTAGATACCGAGTTATTCATCTACTTAAATAATTTAGGAACAAAAAGTTGGGACGCTTTTTGGATGTTTTATACCACCAAATTTTATTGGATACCACTTTATGCCATATTGCTCTTTTTTATTTTTAAAGAAGAAAACCATAAAATGTTCTTACTAACATTAGTGCTTATTGTGGCTATGGTAACTTTTACCGACCAAATTACCAATGTGTTTAAGCATGGCTTAATGCGTCCAAGGCCTTGCCATGAAGAGGCGTTGCAAAGTTTAATGCGTTTAGTAAAACCGTATTGTGGTGGTAAATATGGGTATTTTTCAGGTCATGCTTCAAACTCTATGGCCGTAGCGGTATTTAGTAGTTTGCTACTTCGACGACGCTTTAAAAACCTGATTTGGATTATGGTTATTTGGTCAATAGCTATGGGATATAGTCGAATTTACATAGGTGTTCATTATCCATTAGATGTATTAAGCGGATTAACATTTGGAGCCTTATCAGGAGTTATGTTTTATAGGTTGAATGAATATTTTAAAAGAAGATATAATCTTGTTTAA
- a CDS encoding NAD-dependent epimerase/dehydratase family protein: MKILVTGAVGFIGSHTAERLQHLGHEVIGIDNFSPYYSKELKNLNKKALSSAGIQVLDYDLRESNLETVLPKDINYIFHFAAQPGISSTSSFEDYFSNNIIATKNLIDYALQLPDLKLFVNIGTSSIYGLEATFPEDKAPKPASHYGVTKLAAEQLVLQKSREKQMASCSLRLYSVIGPRERPEKMYTKLIALGLKDEAFPLFEGSDKHLRSFTYVGDIVDGVVSVIEKEDLVNGEIINLGTEVEHTTQEGIEAVEKVLGKQIKIDVKPKRPGDQWRTKANIDKARELLQYNPQTTLLEAVEKQVAWYKENFL; this comes from the coding sequence ATGAAAATTTTAGTTACAGGAGCTGTTGGTTTTATTGGTTCACATACGGCAGAAAGATTACAACATTTAGGTCACGAAGTAATAGGCATAGACAATTTTTCACCCTATTATAGTAAAGAGTTAAAAAACTTAAATAAAAAGGCGTTATCCAGCGCAGGAATACAGGTTTTAGATTACGATTTAAGAGAGAGTAATTTAGAAACTGTTTTGCCTAAAGATATTAACTATATTTTTCATTTTGCTGCGCAGCCAGGAATTTCTTCAACATCCTCTTTCGAAGATTATTTTAGTAACAATATTATTGCTACAAAAAACCTTATTGATTATGCGTTGCAATTGCCAGACTTAAAGCTGTTTGTTAACATAGGAACATCGTCAATTTATGGGTTAGAAGCTACTTTTCCAGAAGATAAAGCTCCAAAACCGGCCTCACATTATGGCGTAACAAAATTAGCGGCCGAGCAGTTAGTGCTTCAAAAATCGAGAGAAAAACAAATGGCCTCTTGTTCGTTACGATTGTATTCGGTTATTGGGCCAAGAGAACGTCCAGAGAAAATGTACACTAAACTTATTGCATTAGGTTTAAAAGATGAAGCCTTTCCGTTATTTGAAGGTAGCGATAAACACTTAAGAAGCTTTACATACGTTGGCGATATTGTCGATGGCGTGGTATCTGTAATAGAAAAAGAAGATCTTGTTAATGGTGAAATAATTAACTTAGGAACCGAAGTGGAACATACCACACAAGAAGGTATAGAAGCTGTTGAAAAGGTTTTAGGAAAGCAAATAAAAATAGATGTTAAGCCTAAGCGTCCTGGAGACCAGTGGCGCACAAAAGCAAATATAGATAAGGCAAGGGAATTATTACAGTATAATCCGCAAACAACCTTGTTAGAGGCTGTAGAAAAACAAGTTGCTTGGTATAAAGAGAATTTTTTATAA
- the meaB gene encoding methylmalonyl Co-A mutase-associated GTPase MeaB, translating to MAKKNKHTSALHEKDGVSDPEITNISHINKFKQKRKAQPNAQSLTQDIISGDITALSRAITLVESTNPTHYKKASEIIKQCLKYANNSTRIGITGVPGVGKSTFIEAFGEYLTSQGKKVAVLAVDPSSSVTKGSILGDKTRMEALVNNSNAFIRPSASGNSLGGVARKTREAIILCEAAGFDTIIIETVGVGQSETAVHSMVDFFLLLKLARAGDELQGIKRGIIEMADAIAINKADGDNIKAAKLAKVEFNRALHLYPEKTSGWTPKVTLCSALQKEGIDSIWEIISNYIAQTKTNGYFEHKRLEQHKFWLTQTIEEQLKQRFFNHEVIKKALATQLQLIEDNKTTPFAAAEYLLSLEKDL from the coding sequence TTGGCGAAGAAAAATAAACATACCTCGGCGTTACATGAAAAAGATGGTGTCTCAGATCCTGAGATTACCAACATTTCTCATATTAATAAATTTAAACAAAAACGTAAAGCACAGCCTAATGCTCAATCACTAACTCAAGATATTATTTCAGGCGATATAACAGCATTAAGTCGTGCTATAACTTTAGTTGAAAGCACAAACCCTACACATTATAAAAAGGCTTCAGAAATTATTAAACAATGCTTAAAGTACGCTAATAACTCCACTAGAATTGGTATTACAGGTGTTCCAGGTGTAGGTAAAAGTACATTTATTGAAGCTTTTGGTGAGTATTTAACCTCTCAAGGAAAAAAAGTAGCAGTCTTAGCTGTAGATCCTAGTAGCTCTGTAACAAAAGGCAGTATTTTAGGCGATAAAACCCGTATGGAAGCTTTGGTGAACAACTCCAACGCCTTTATTAGGCCGTCGGCTTCTGGTAATTCGCTTGGCGGTGTTGCTAGAAAAACACGTGAAGCTATTATTTTATGTGAAGCTGCTGGATTTGACACCATTATTATAGAAACTGTTGGTGTTGGACAAAGCGAAACAGCTGTACATAGCATGGTTGATTTCTTTTTACTATTAAAGTTGGCTCGTGCTGGCGATGAATTGCAAGGTATAAAACGTGGTATTATTGAAATGGCCGATGCAATAGCAATAAATAAAGCCGATGGCGATAATATAAAAGCTGCAAAATTAGCCAAAGTAGAATTTAATCGGGCATTACACCTTTATCCCGAAAAAACATCTGGTTGGACACCTAAAGTCACCCTTTGTAGTGCTTTACAAAAGGAAGGGATTGATAGTATTTGGGAGATTATTTCCAACTATATAGCCCAAACAAAAACCAATGGTTATTTTGAGCATAAACGTTTAGAGCAACATAAGTTTTGGTTAACACAAACCATAGAAGAACAATTAAAGCAACGTTTTTTTAATCATGAGGTTATTAAAAAAGCCTTAGCTACACAACTTCAGCTTATAGAAGATAATAAAACTACACCTTTTGCTGCAGCCGAGTATTTATTAAGTTTGGAAAAAGACTTATAA
- a CDS encoding DUF2911 domain-containing protein, with translation MNRFLKWVLWVLLLVAVGVFLYSYFIDDSLLNKRLSPKDTVSFAKNDLKLQVFYNRPSKRGRDIFGGLVPYKKVWRTGANEATTFETNQALNIKGDSLPVGKYTLWTIPNDSTWHVMFNSKQYPWGVDMEMNPMRDPNFDLINIEVPVEKINTTVEQFTIGFDNALDDLSLTMVWDNVKIAVPLSKFGEEK, from the coding sequence ATGAACAGATTTTTGAAATGGGTTTTATGGGTATTACTCCTTGTTGCTGTTGGGGTTTTCCTCTATTCTTATTTTATTGATGATAGTTTATTAAACAAACGTTTAAGTCCTAAAGACACGGTTTCTTTTGCTAAGAATGATTTAAAACTACAAGTGTTTTATAATCGTCCTTCTAAACGAGGTCGTGATATTTTTGGTGGTTTAGTCCCTTATAAAAAAGTATGGCGTACAGGCGCTAACGAGGCAACTACTTTTGAAACCAATCAAGCCTTAAATATAAAAGGCGATTCGCTACCCGTAGGGAAATATACATTGTGGACTATTCCTAACGACTCTACTTGGCATGTTATGTTTAATTCTAAACAATATCCTTGGGGAGTTGATATGGAAATGAACCCGATGCGTGACCCTAATTTTGATCTTATTAACATTGAAGTTCCTGTTGAAAAAATTAACACGACTGTAGAGCAATTTACCATAGGTTTTGACAATGCTTTAGACGATTTATCTCTTACTATGGTTTGGGATAATGTAAAAATAGCTGTTCCTTTATCTAAGTTTGGCGAAGAAAAATAA
- a CDS encoding RNA polymerase sigma factor, with protein MLQEQLIAKCKQNNRMAQMQLYNQYCNGMYVVARRFLTHEAEAEDAVQEAFIKAFSRLHQFEAEVTFGAWLKRIVINTCIDTLKTKKHQLLQLDEGHLKVVDTEIDDKWLVNDDITVQDVKHAIEDLPDKYRFVVMLYLIEGYDHQEIASILNITEVASRTQLSRGKKKLQNSLKFKTHGTGY; from the coding sequence ATGCTTCAAGAGCAGCTTATAGCAAAATGCAAACAAAATAACCGTATGGCACAAATGCAGTTATACAACCAGTACTGCAATGGTATGTATGTTGTGGCACGTAGGTTTTTAACACATGAAGCAGAAGCTGAAGATGCTGTACAAGAGGCGTTTATAAAAGCGTTTTCAAGACTGCATCAATTTGAAGCAGAAGTGACTTTTGGTGCTTGGTTAAAACGTATTGTGATTAATACTTGTATCGATACCTTAAAGACTAAAAAGCATCAACTATTACAGTTGGATGAAGGACATCTTAAAGTGGTCGATACAGAAATAGATGACAAATGGTTAGTAAATGACGATATAACAGTACAAGATGTTAAACACGCTATAGAAGATTTACCCGATAAATATAGGTTTGTGGTTATGTTGTATTTAATAGAAGGTTACGATCATCAAGAAATTGCCAGCATATTAAACATAACAGAAGTAGCCTCAAGAACACAATTATCACGAGGTAAGAAAAAGTTACAAAACAGTTTAAAATTTAAAACACATGGCACAGGATATTAA
- a CDS encoding peptidoglycan DD-metalloendopeptidase family protein — protein sequence MSPSTFNIFLKQLSRNAHPVLNPKIASSAYVPINLSETNPQLNTFNVASSSDWEKFMQSHLKSHQAKVAYGGYLEQRNIYKRSGYFNPANHSMERNIHLGIDFWLDAGENIYAPLQGTIHSFKNNTNYGDYGPTIILEHTIENQVFFTLYGHLSLASIKDIKQGDVVQRGEAFATLGTAEVNGDYAPHLHFQIIRDIAKYEGDYPGVCSKKNLDKFKSNCPDPNVLLNLY from the coding sequence ATGAGTCCATCTACATTCAACATATTTTTAAAACAATTAAGTCGGAATGCACATCCTGTTTTAAACCCTAAAATAGCATCAAGTGCGTATGTTCCGATTAATCTTTCTGAAACCAATCCTCAGCTAAATACCTTCAATGTAGCGTCATCTTCAGATTGGGAAAAGTTTATGCAATCCCATTTAAAGTCACATCAAGCTAAAGTTGCTTATGGGGGTTATTTAGAACAGCGAAATATTTATAAACGAAGCGGTTATTTTAACCCTGCTAATCATAGTATGGAACGGAATATCCACCTTGGTATTGACTTTTGGTTGGACGCTGGAGAAAATATTTACGCCCCATTACAGGGAACGATTCATAGTTTTAAAAACAACACAAACTATGGCGATTATGGGCCAACTATAATTTTAGAACATACTATAGAGAATCAAGTGTTTTTTACACTTTATGGTCATTTAAGTTTAGCGTCTATTAAAGACATTAAACAAGGCGATGTTGTGCAACGAGGCGAGGCTTTTGCTACCTTAGGAACTGCTGAGGTTAATGGCGATTATGCACCACATCTTCATTTTCAAATTATTCGTGATATAGCCAAATATGAAGGCGATTATCCTGGCGTTTGTAGCAAAAAAAACCTGGACAAGTTTAAAAGTAACTGTCCAGATCCAAATGTGTTGTTGAATCTTTATTAG
- a CDS encoding T9SS type A sorting domain-containing protein — MTKTISLFILGFISVLGISNPITAQTVDLDASVIIENSLQTGDTFVYTLKALPETPFNGLQVYLTYDPNVIQPTQIHQVFEFDAILQHDLNVPGLIKFSAGNLGSLITENITVFNIEFEILNNTGLIEISHITSQNASTQVSNQHGENLVGYTNTITLQRLGIDNTNTINGLLIYPNPVSDQIHIDVGKNNGLQSVAFFDLNGKQVLYFDTFDVNSQQTSINLSKLLRNGTYFMHVRTNKQGKSIYKIVMNH, encoded by the coding sequence ATGACTAAAACAATATCTCTTTTCATATTAGGATTTATAAGTGTATTAGGCATTTCAAACCCTATTACTGCTCAAACTGTAGACTTAGATGCCAGTGTTATTATAGAAAATAGCTTACAAACAGGCGACACTTTTGTTTATACATTAAAAGCGTTACCAGAAACACCTTTTAATGGTTTACAAGTGTATCTTACATACGACCCAAATGTAATACAGCCCACGCAAATACATCAAGTTTTTGAATTTGATGCTATCCTACAGCACGATTTGAATGTTCCAGGTTTAATTAAGTTTTCTGCTGGAAATTTAGGATCTTTAATAACCGAAAACATTACCGTTTTTAATATTGAGTTTGAAATATTAAATAATACGGGGCTTATTGAAATTTCCCATATTACTTCCCAAAATGCTTCTACACAAGTTAGCAATCAACATGGAGAGAATTTAGTAGGCTATACTAACACTATAACTTTACAACGATTAGGTATAGATAATACAAATACTATAAATGGCTTACTAATTTACCCTAACCCTGTTAGCGATCAAATTCATATCGATGTAGGTAAAAACAATGGTTTACAATCGGTAGCCTTTTTTGATTTAAACGGCAAACAAGTACTTTACTTTGATACGTTTGATGTTAATAGCCAGCAAACATCTATTAACTTATCAAAACTATTAAGAAATGGTACTTACTTTATGCATGTTAGAACTAATAAACAAGGAAAAAGTATCTATAAAATTGTTATGAACCACTAA